In uncultured Methanobrevibacter sp., one DNA window encodes the following:
- the dapF gene encoding diaminopimelate epimerase encodes MVDLKGLKFSKMHGIGNDFPIIDESKGKVIPEEDKPEACRLLCHRNFGVGGDGVLFVEPSDVADIGYRMFNPDGSEAEMCGNGIRCFADFVYRKGILKQEKMTVETRAGIKTIEITLENDEPALFKVDMGLSTFKTPEIPMTADVDEFLDGELEVVDTTFNVTAISVGNPHAIIFVDDVDAIDINKYGPAIEAHEVFPEKINVHFVEVISKNEGKMITWERGAGVTLACGTGATSTAISGFKLGLFDEDVLLHLPGGDLKFNIYEKDDELGAFMNGPAELVFDGEF; translated from the coding sequence ATGGTAGATTTAAAAGGATTAAAATTTTCAAAAATGCACGGAATCGGGAATGACTTTCCTATAATTGATGAAAGCAAAGGCAAAGTAATACCTGAAGAAGATAAACCTGAAGCATGCAGATTATTATGCCACAGAAACTTTGGAGTTGGTGGGGATGGTGTATTATTTGTAGAACCATCTGATGTTGCTGATATTGGGTACAGAATGTTCAATCCAGATGGAAGCGAAGCTGAAATGTGTGGAAACGGAATAAGATGCTTTGCAGATTTCGTATACAGAAAAGGCATTTTAAAACAGGAAAAAATGACTGTTGAAACTCGTGCAGGAATTAAAACTATAGAAATTACATTGGAAAATGATGAACCTGCATTATTTAAAGTTGATATGGGTTTATCTACCTTTAAAACTCCTGAAATTCCAATGACTGCTGATGTTGATGAATTTTTGGACGGTGAATTGGAAGTTGTTGATACTACATTCAATGTTACTGCAATCAGTGTTGGAAATCCTCACGCAATAATCTTTGTTGATGATGTGGATGCCATTGACATCAACAAATACGGTCCTGCCATTGAAGCACATGAAGTTTTCCCTGAAAAGATCAATGTACACTTTGTTGAAGTCATTTCAAAAAATGAAGGTAAAATGATTACTTGGGAAAGAGGCGCTGGAGTTACCCTTGCATGCGGTACCGGTGCGACTTCCACAGCTATTTCCGGTTTCAAATTAGGCTTATTTGATGAAGATGTCTTGCTTCATTTGCCTGGTGGAGACTTAAAATTCAATATTTATGAAAAAGACGATGAGCTAGGAGCATTCATGAATGGTCCTGCTGAACTTGTCTTTGATGGAGAATTCTAA
- a CDS encoding HemK2/MTQ2 family protein methyltransferase, with amino-acid sequence MPDFIINTDDNVYVPAEDSYLLADNLEIKKGQSVLEIGTGSGIVAMYASRLTDDITVTDINFDACELARKNFAENGIENIEILWGNLFEVVENRKFDVILFNTPYLPTEDDEVLDNTINYAFDGGLNGRKVIDLFLNEVGNHLNDGGIVQMIQSSLSGNDETLARLDEMGFIAEIAASEHFFFEDITLINAYKI; translated from the coding sequence ATGCCTGACTTTATTATAAATACTGATGACAATGTTTATGTTCCGGCAGAAGACAGCTACCTTTTGGCCGACAATCTGGAAATCAAAAAAGGACAGAGCGTTTTGGAAATAGGAACAGGTTCGGGAATCGTTGCAATGTACGCTTCAAGATTAACCGATGACATCACAGTGACAGACATCAATTTCGATGCCTGCGAGCTTGCCCGAAAGAACTTCGCCGAAAACGGAATTGAAAACATTGAAATCCTATGGGGAAATCTCTTTGAAGTTGTGGAAAATAGAAAGTTTGATGTAATTCTATTCAATACTCCATATCTACCTACCGAAGATGATGAAGTTTTAGACAACACAATAAATTATGCCTTCGACGGTGGATTAAATGGAAGAAAAGTCATTGACTTATTTTTAAATGAAGTGGGGAATCATTTAAATGATGGTGGAATTGTCCAGATGATTCAGTCTTCACTTTCAGGCAATGATGAAACTCTTGCAAGATTGGATGAAATGGGATTTATAGCCGAAATAGCTGCTTCAGAACATTTCTTTTTCGAAGATATTACATTAATTAATGCTTATAAAATATAA
- the rsmA gene encoding 16S rRNA (adenine(1518)-N(6)/adenine(1519)-N(6))-dimethyltransferase RsmA: MTSDTSQSLSKITKNILNQHGITLNKNLGQNYLIDKNKRNQIIGFGDVDKNDVVLEIGTGIGTLTIELAKKAKKVIAIEQDENICKILTKRLKDEKIDNVELINDDALKVDFPKFNKIISNLPYQISSPITFKFLEYDFDLAILMYQKEFADRMNGEVGSKNYSRLSAMLYFKCNVETLTNVSAESFIPKPKIDSTVVKLTPKENRISDDDFKIYSNFTKALFQHRNKKIKNALIDSRHIISNIDKKILKKRLNAIEDDELNEYLSKRVVELTPEEILFLSKKLNPIFNE, from the coding sequence TTGACTAGTGATACCTCCCAATCCTTATCTAAAATAACCAAAAACATTTTGAATCAACATGGGATAACATTAAATAAAAATCTTGGCCAAAACTATCTGATTGACAAAAACAAAAGAAATCAAATCATCGGCTTTGGGGATGTTGATAAAAACGATGTTGTTTTGGAAATAGGAACCGGGATAGGTACACTAACAATTGAACTTGCAAAAAAAGCCAAAAAAGTAATTGCAATTGAGCAAGATGAAAACATCTGCAAGATTCTAACCAAACGACTTAAAGATGAAAAAATAGATAATGTAGAGCTAATCAATGATGATGCACTGAAAGTTGACTTTCCGAAATTCAACAAAATCATTTCAAATCTACCTTATCAAATCTCATCACCCATCACATTCAAATTTTTAGAATACGACTTTGATCTGGCCATTTTAATGTATCAAAAGGAATTTGCCGATCGCATGAACGGGGAAGTCGGAAGTAAAAACTATTCAAGGCTTTCAGCAATGTTATATTTCAAGTGCAATGTCGAAACTCTGACAAACGTCAGTGCAGAAAGCTTCATTCCAAAACCAAAAATTGACTCGACTGTCGTCAAGCTGACTCCAAAGGAAAACAGAATATCCGATGATGACTTTAAGATATACTCTAATTTTACAAAAGCGCTATTTCAACACAGAAACAAGAAAATCAAAAATGCTTTGATTGATTCAAGACACATAATAAGCAATATCGACAAAAAGATTCTCAAAAAAAGGTTGAATGCAATTGAAGACGATGAACTTAATGAATATCTCTCAAAAAGAGTTGTTGAGCTGACTCCAGAAGAGATATTGTTTTTATCAAAGAAATTGAATCCTATTTTTAATGAGTGA
- a CDS encoding DUF655 domain-containing protein — protein MENKNKNNKASTVKKEEHAVVLDYLSRGYVKSDMSKFGGKAIAQAIGTEQFTLLELAPKTGVDLEIQDTVYIGKGKRDKIYRVLGKLDYENLTATSRIELEYAIRDIVESQEDKYVEFFNTAEALSTRLHKLELIPGIGKKYMWEIIEAREEKPFESFEDFSQRLPTLADPAGMIVKRVQQELDTSTPKRGKNKYNLFTQPPRGQRKPQRKPRN, from the coding sequence ATGGAGAATAAAAACAAAAATAACAAAGCGTCAACAGTAAAAAAAGAGGAACATGCTGTTGTACTTGACTATTTAAGTCGTGGATATGTTAAATCCGACATGTCCAAATTTGGTGGAAAAGCCATTGCTCAAGCTATTGGTACAGAACAATTCACTTTACTAGAATTAGCTCCTAAGACTGGAGTAGATTTAGAAATACAGGATACCGTGTATATTGGAAAAGGCAAAAGAGATAAGATATACAGAGTTCTTGGAAAATTAGATTATGAAAACTTAACTGCAACAAGTAGAATAGAATTAGAATATGCTATTCGAGACATTGTTGAATCACAAGAAGACAAATATGTTGAATTCTTTAATACTGCTGAAGCATTAAGTACAAGACTTCATAAATTAGAGTTAATTCCTGGAATTGGTAAAAAATACATGTGGGAAATTATTGAAGCAAGGGAAGAAAAACCTTTTGAAAGCTTTGAAGACTTTTCACAAAGGCTCCCTACTCTAGCAGACCCTGCAGGAATGATTGTAAAAAGAGTACAGCAAGAATTAGATACCTCCACACCAAAAAGAGGTAAAAATAAGTATAATCTTTTCACACAACCTCCAAGAGGTCAGAGGAAACCACAGAGAAAACCAAGAAACTAA
- a CDS encoding RNA polymerase Rpb4 family protein has protein sequence MIGKEIIDSEAIPSSKVKEILEDFSQDNELNYEQNLTLNHLSRFKRYSVEDSEEIMEKLQELLPNLRTRAIVHIVDLVPEDLADLRLIFAKEPYQPTKEEMEGILEILEQYDVVE, from the coding sequence ATGATTGGAAAAGAAATAATTGATAGTGAAGCAATACCAAGCTCAAAAGTAAAAGAAATTCTTGAAGACTTCTCACAGGACAATGAATTAAACTATGAACAAAACTTAACCTTAAACCATCTTTCAAGATTCAAAAGATATTCTGTGGAAGACAGTGAAGAGATTATGGAAAAGCTTCAAGAATTATTACCTAACTTAAGAACTAGGGCAATAGTTCATATTGTGGATTTAGTTCCTGAAGATTTAGCAGATTTAAGATTAATTTTTGCTAAAGAACCATATCAACCTACCAAAGAAGAAATGGAAGGAATTTTAGAAATCCTAGAACAATATGATGTTGTGGAATAG
- a CDS encoding 50S ribosomal protein L21e — MQRSRGLKSRSRKKMTKVQRPGRTNPITNRLQRFEEGDLVHITINPSIQKGQPAPRFHGKTGKITGQKGKAYIVSLKDGNKAKDLIVRPDHLKLQN, encoded by the coding sequence ATGCAAAGATCAAGAGGATTAAAAAGTAGATCAAGAAAAAAAATGACTAAAGTACAAAGACCGGGCAGAACTAACCCGATTACTAACAGACTCCAAAGATTCGAAGAAGGAGACTTAGTTCACATTACCATTAACCCAAGTATTCAAAAAGGACAACCAGCTCCTAGATTCCATGGTAAAACTGGTAAAATCACTGGTCAAAAAGGTAAAGCTTACATCGTATCCTTAAAAGATGGAAACAAAGCTAAAGATTTAATCGTAAGACCAGACCACTTAAAATTACAAAACTGA
- a CDS encoding C1 family peptidase encodes MKSNKVVAFTLMLFVLLISISAISAADLNDTDNTAENVLKEDNVKSSTFLDLWADVGISESKLDLDTDYKFNKTTDVNYDKGININKYSFEINGNNHVIDCDNQAKAFNFSGKGTFTIKNLIIKNGLCDSGSAIVSYSNLILDNVTFINCNSNGTVDDIKVGAVFVKGYKADIKNCNFIDNIGEEGASITSYGSDLNINKCTFISSSNKTIKGQIYIYNAIAKISNSNFLNTTSKYSTAIFAEEYSNVTISKSKFKNLLANRTAGAICFKKSNKLTISDCEFDNISSTNNGGAIFIDIPADENDIKNALVTIKNTKFNNCYSGFGGAILQLGGKLRITDTNFTYNTAEYDGGAIYTSYANVGISTSLFRSNSLLDKVSYGGACYFDMGTVTIKNNVFRDNLGSTVSTLYAYDTTLSLQNNAFNNPSNVTSIYTVYGKIKSNTKNSYFNDVRSFNNKNNFYNFRNTAEPFKIVDNTTGEIGAEKYDLRDYGWVTPVKNQGFMGSCWEFGNFAALESALLRYTNKTYSLSVNNGVNIGLQYSEYGKKGTTEGASEFVGWSYLVNWLGIFPDKYEEYDELSKISPVSTTSDDLHIQNVVIIPDSKKPGDREKAIKTALVKYGAVAVNHYADFNESIYYNPVTNAQFYNGKNSTDHRVCIVGWDDNYSKHNFLITPPGDGAWIVKNSWGSDWGDGGYFYLSYYDTSMGKDATSIAYVITNESYDRIYQHDIGGENYYHNEVSAYFNEFVAAEDTLIAAVGTQFLKAGMAYEVIIIVNGIEMHTQKGNSKYGGYETIQLNSLIQVKKGDKFVVGFSNKMFAVSKTRIPVESGKSYASTNNGKTWQDLKSVNQIAIVKAYTIDDIKVTKNLVKYYKNTKQFTAKVSPGEKVTFIFNKKKYTRTAGADGLAKLSINAKPGGYKITTIFNNTKIVSYVKIKHTVISKNVVRGYKSNYNYKVKLVDSAGKALAKTKAKVSINGKSKTYTTDKNGYITLKFKKLTKTQAISVKNPKTKEVKKTKIKVVSRFRDAKNIVMYYFDGHKFKAKIIGNDGKAVGKNQVVKVKFNKKNYKLKTNAKGYISLKIPDTATPGKYKLTATYKGQTIKKTVKVKQNLKTKKFTVKKSAKKLTVKATVKNGKTAIDRIWVMLKLNGKSYAIKTNKHGNAIFTFNKKFISKLKAGKTYPIKFSVNRNTIKTTLKVKA; translated from the coding sequence ATGAAATCAAACAAAGTCGTAGCATTCACTCTCATGTTGTTTGTTTTATTGATTTCAATCTCTGCAATATCGGCAGCTGATTTGAACGACACTGACAACACGGCAGAGAATGTTTTAAAGGAAGATAATGTAAAAAGCAGTACGTTTCTAGATTTATGGGCTGATGTAGGTATATCAGAGTCAAAACTAGATCTAGATACAGATTACAAGTTCAACAAGACAACCGATGTGAATTATGATAAAGGAATTAATATAAATAAATATAGCTTTGAAATCAACGGTAATAATCATGTAATTGACTGTGACAATCAGGCAAAAGCATTTAATTTTTCCGGTAAAGGAACATTTACAATAAAGAATTTAATTATTAAAAACGGATTATGTGATTCAGGTTCAGCAATCGTAAGTTATTCCAATTTAATATTAGATAATGTAACTTTTATAAATTGTAATAGTAATGGAACCGTTGACGATATTAAAGTCGGAGCCGTTTTTGTTAAGGGATACAAAGCAGATATTAAAAATTGTAACTTCATTGACAACATCGGAGAAGAAGGTGCTTCAATAACATCTTATGGAAGTGACTTGAACATTAACAAGTGCACATTCATCAGTAGCTCCAATAAAACAATTAAAGGTCAAATTTACATATATAACGCAATAGCAAAAATATCAAATTCCAACTTTTTGAATACAACTTCCAAATATTCAACTGCAATATTTGCTGAGGAATATTCCAATGTAACAATTTCCAAATCAAAATTCAAAAACCTGCTTGCAAATAGAACTGCAGGAGCAATTTGTTTTAAAAAAAGTAATAAATTAACAATATCTGACTGTGAATTTGACAATATATCCAGTACCAATAATGGTGGTGCTATTTTTATAGATATCCCCGCAGACGAAAATGATATCAAAAATGCACTAGTTACAATTAAAAACACCAAATTTAATAATTGTTACTCTGGATTTGGAGGAGCCATCCTTCAGCTAGGTGGAAAATTAAGAATTACCGATACAAATTTCACTTACAATACAGCGGAATACGATGGTGGTGCAATCTATACAAGTTATGCTAATGTAGGCATTTCAACCTCACTATTCAGGTCCAACAGTTTATTAGATAAAGTATCCTACGGAGGAGCATGTTATTTTGATATGGGAACCGTAACTATTAAAAACAATGTTTTCCGAGACAACCTTGGATCAACCGTTTCTACACTCTATGCATACGATACCACTTTATCTTTACAAAACAATGCATTCAACAATCCTTCCAATGTCACAAGCATATACACAGTATATGGAAAAATAAAATCAAATACAAAAAACAGTTACTTCAATGACGTCAGATCATTCAACAATAAAAATAACTTTTACAATTTCAGAAATACAGCAGAACCTTTTAAAATAGTCGACAACACTACTGGTGAAATAGGAGCAGAGAAATATGATTTAAGAGATTACGGTTGGGTCACACCTGTTAAAAACCAAGGATTTATGGGTTCATGTTGGGAATTCGGTAATTTTGCAGCCCTAGAATCTGCATTACTCAGATATACAAACAAAACATATTCATTATCCGTAAATAATGGTGTAAATATCGGGCTTCAATATTCGGAATATGGAAAAAAAGGCACAACTGAAGGCGCAAGTGAATTTGTAGGCTGGTCTTATCTGGTCAATTGGTTAGGAATTTTCCCTGATAAATATGAGGAGTATGATGAACTTAGTAAAATTTCCCCAGTGTCAACAACTTCCGATGACCTTCACATTCAAAATGTTGTTATTATTCCTGACAGTAAAAAACCTGGAGACCGTGAAAAAGCAATTAAAACCGCTCTAGTAAAATATGGAGCTGTAGCGGTTAACCATTATGCAGACTTTAATGAATCAATATACTATAATCCTGTTACAAATGCACAATTTTATAACGGCAAAAATTCAACAGACCACAGAGTCTGTATTGTCGGATGGGATGACAATTATTCCAAACACAACTTCCTTATCACACCACCTGGCGATGGTGCATGGATAGTTAAAAACAGTTGGGGAAGCGACTGGGGAGACGGAGGATATTTCTATCTTTCCTATTACGACACTTCCATGGGAAAAGATGCTACCAGCATTGCCTACGTTATTACCAACGAGTCCTACGATAGGATTTATCAGCATGATATCGGTGGAGAAAATTATTATCATAATGAGGTCTCAGCGTATTTCAATGAATTTGTCGCTGCAGAAGACACATTGATTGCAGCTGTGGGAACCCAATTTTTAAAAGCAGGCATGGCCTATGAAGTGATAATAATTGTAAATGGTATTGAAATGCATACACAAAAAGGCAATAGCAAATATGGAGGATATGAAACAATCCAACTGAATAGTCTTATCCAAGTCAAAAAAGGAGATAAATTTGTAGTAGGATTCTCTAATAAAATGTTTGCTGTTTCTAAAACCAGAATTCCTGTTGAATCCGGAAAAAGCTATGCAAGTACCAATAATGGAAAAACCTGGCAAGACCTTAAAAGCGTTAACCAAATAGCTATTGTAAAAGCATACACAATTGACGATATTAAAGTCACTAAAAACTTGGTGAAATATTATAAAAATACAAAACAATTTACTGCAAAAGTAAGCCCGGGCGAAAAGGTTACTTTCATATTCAACAAAAAGAAATATACCCGAACAGCAGGTGCTGACGGATTGGCTAAGCTTAGTATAAACGCCAAACCAGGAGGATACAAAATTACAACTATTTTCAACAACACAAAAATTGTGAGCTATGTCAAAATAAAGCACACAGTAATTTCAAAAAATGTTGTAAGAGGCTACAAAAGCAACTATAATTATAAAGTGAAATTAGTGGATTCTGCTGGAAAAGCGTTAGCAAAAACCAAGGCTAAAGTCTCAATTAATGGTAAATCCAAAACATATACAACTGACAAAAACGGATACATAACCCTTAAATTTAAAAAATTAACCAAAACACAAGCAATTTCCGTTAAAAATCCAAAAACCAAAGAAGTAAAGAAAACCAAAATCAAAGTTGTTTCAAGGTTCAGGGATGCTAAAAACATTGTAATGTATTACTTTGACGGACATAAGTTTAAAGCAAAAATTATTGGAAATGACGGTAAGGCTGTCGGTAAAAATCAGGTAGTTAAAGTCAAATTTAACAAGAAAAACTACAAATTAAAAACAAATGCCAAAGGTTATATTTCCTTAAAAATACCTGACACAGCAACACCTGGAAAATACAAACTAACCGCTACCTACAAAGGCCAAACTATCAAAAAGACCGTTAAGGTAAAACAAAACCTTAAAACAAAAAAATTCACAGTGAAAAAATCCGCTAAAAAGCTCACTGTAAAAGCAACAGTTAAAAACGGCAAAACTGCTATTGATCGCATATGGGTAATGCTCAAATTAAATGGTAAATCATATGCAATAAAAACCAATAAACATGGAAACGCCATATTTACCTTTAATAAAAAGTTTATCAGCAAGCTCAAAGCGGGAAAGACATACCCAATAAAATTTAGCGTCAATAGAAACACCATCAAAACAACTTTAAAAGTTAAAGCTTAA
- the nrdD gene encoding anaerobic ribonucleoside-triphosphate reductase — protein MERSSEIGNNLNESVKINVEKNNGIKERFSYEKLVKSLVMVETPFFESDKIVATVVSQLYDGITTKEIKKIVYECLEDIDTEIANKYLASTQLKVRTSRDTIEAFDLSKIANTLIEETGASQETAFEIATETWKELKKLNVEYLTAPMIREMVNTKLIEYGLEDLRSRYTRLGIPVYNITSLIENGNRDNANMIHNPESIHKHVADEALKQYALLKMLPAHLADAHMAGDIHIHDLEFFAGRPLNCMQHDIRTFIKYGLKVDGTGDHTSIAGAPNHMETLMNHTGEIMLAAQQNMSGGQGMSLWNVFVAPFARGRTYDEIKQAVQMLVYNLNMAYAARGSQVPFTSMALEFGVPDFLKDETAYGPKGQVVGTYADFEEETRLIQRAFTETLLAGDNEGKPHLFPNTIYTLRPETMTSEYDDDIRLVHELSAKYGSSYFVNMFPKYRGKMANYMGCRTCLQDTWTGDWDQDCLRTGNLAYVTLNFPRIGYQSKDETQVFEYLDEYMDLATETLMLRREQGLKCLNDFHILPFLKQQVAEDSYYRIQNSTLSFGFVGLNEMLLSLFGEGIENPDANKFGVKCLEYVNDRAKKLQEETGLRWSVLQTPAESTAYRFATLDKKQFGDQAIVQGEGNANYYTNSSHVPVDTGASLIEKIKIEEQYHSLTPGGHIFHAFMGESYSDPDSLMSLTDKIARKSDIGFWAYSSALSFCLKCKTLMKGLNTTCPTCGESEDVEWYDRITGYVQQVGRAKSASGGWNPGKRQELIDRRRFEDN, from the coding sequence ATGGAAAGAAGTTCAGAAATCGGAAATAATTTAAATGAATCCGTTAAAATAAACGTAGAGAAAAATAATGGTATAAAAGAGAGATTCAGCTACGAAAAATTAGTAAAATCTTTAGTAATGGTTGAAACTCCTTTTTTTGAATCTGATAAGATTGTAGCAACCGTTGTATCCCAATTATATGATGGAATTACAACCAAAGAAATCAAAAAAATCGTTTACGAATGTCTTGAAGACATCGACACAGAAATTGCAAACAAATACTTAGCAAGCACCCAATTAAAAGTTCGTACATCAAGAGATACAATCGAAGCATTCGATTTATCAAAAATTGCAAACACTTTAATTGAAGAAACCGGTGCTAGCCAAGAAACCGCTTTTGAAATCGCTACTGAAACCTGGAAAGAACTCAAGAAATTAAACGTCGAATACTTGACCGCTCCAATGATCAGGGAAATGGTTAACACAAAATTAATCGAATACGGATTGGAAGACTTAAGAAGCCGTTACACCCGTTTAGGTATTCCTGTATACAACATTACCTCTTTAATCGAAAACGGTAACAGAGATAATGCAAACATGATTCACAACCCTGAAAGTATTCACAAACACGTAGCAGACGAAGCTTTAAAACAATACGCATTATTAAAAATGTTACCAGCACACTTGGCAGATGCACACATGGCAGGTGACATCCACATTCACGATTTGGAATTCTTCGCAGGAAGACCTCTAAACTGTATGCAACACGACATCAGAACATTCATCAAATACGGACTTAAAGTTGACGGTACTGGTGACCACACCTCCATTGCAGGCGCACCTAACCACATGGAAACCTTAATGAACCACACTGGTGAAATCATGCTTGCAGCACAACAAAACATGTCCGGAGGACAAGGAATGTCCCTTTGGAACGTATTTGTAGCACCATTTGCAAGAGGAAGAACATACGATGAAATCAAACAAGCAGTTCAAATGCTCGTTTACAACCTAAACATGGCTTACGCTGCAAGAGGTTCACAAGTTCCATTTACAAGTATGGCATTGGAATTCGGTGTTCCTGATTTCCTAAAAGATGAAACCGCATACGGACCTAAAGGTCAAGTAGTCGGAACCTATGCTGACTTTGAAGAAGAAACCAGATTAATCCAAAGAGCATTTACTGAAACCTTACTCGCTGGAGACAATGAAGGCAAACCTCATTTATTCCCAAATACAATTTACACCTTAAGACCTGAAACAATGACCAGCGAATATGATGATGACATCCGTTTGGTACATGAATTATCTGCAAAATACGGTTCATCCTACTTTGTAAACATGTTCCCTAAATACAGAGGAAAAATGGCAAACTACATGGGTTGCAGAACCTGTTTACAAGATACCTGGACTGGTGACTGGGATCAAGACTGTTTAAGAACAGGTAACCTCGCATACGTAACCTTAAACTTCCCAAGAATCGGATACCAATCCAAAGATGAAACCCAAGTATTTGAATACCTAGACGAATACATGGACCTAGCAACTGAAACATTAATGCTTAGAAGAGAACAAGGATTAAAATGTTTAAACGATTTCCACATATTACCATTCTTAAAACAGCAAGTAGCTGAAGATTCCTACTACAGAATCCAAAACTCAACATTATCCTTCGGTTTCGTTGGACTTAACGAAATGTTATTATCCTTATTCGGAGAAGGCATTGAAAACCCAGATGCAAACAAGTTTGGTGTAAAATGTCTCGAATACGTCAATGACAGGGCTAAAAAATTACAGGAAGAAACTGGACTCAGATGGAGTGTTCTCCAAACTCCTGCAGAATCAACCGCATACAGATTCGCAACTCTTGATAAAAAACAATTTGGCGATCAGGCTATTGTACAAGGTGAAGGAAACGCTAACTACTACACCAACTCTTCCCATGTACCAGTAGACACCGGCGCATCATTAATTGAAAAAATCAAGATTGAAGAGCAGTACCACAGCTTAACTCCAGGTGGACACATCTTCCATGCATTCATGGGAGAATCCTACTCAGACCCTGATTCATTAATGAGCTTAACCGACAAAATTGCAAGAAAATCCGATATCGGATTCTGGGCTTACAGTTCCGCATTAAGCTTCTGTTTAAAATGTAAAACCTTAATGAAAGGATTAAATACCACTTGTCCTACCTGCGGCGAAAGTGAAGACGTAGAATGGTATGACAGAATTACCGGATACGTACAACAAGTAGGCCGTGCAAAATCCGCTTCCGGTGGATGGAACCCAGGTAAACGTCAAGAGTTAATTGACAGAAGAAGATTTGAAGATAACTAA